One window of the Lytechinus pictus isolate F3 Inbred chromosome 5, Lp3.0, whole genome shotgun sequence genome contains the following:
- the LOC129261302 gene encoding homeobox protein CDX-4-like: MMTLEYLHPQQAENMYIHHPSASGGFQQQSIHPPPPAPPHHQFASADYWQQLHGVTAGGDHSAPVTGASSTVSNTAVSQQPNSTPGWTNGGLAGAIAASAGGAVPVTEWQYIHHASQNSNTASCPPTSLYTGVSDDFAGGHSQGQAYVSPGGIQTVAQALHRPMMTTYDWMKSSTYRFNPQTGKTRTKDKYRVVYTDHQRLELEKEFHYSRYITIRRKSELALALGLSERQVKIWFQNRRAKERKMAKKIKMQDGQSHNQSTHHEDDRSPNERRKEFNHPSQHSHHHHPPPHHHTHHHHSHHHSVLQHSSSPNQTAVDTKPKLPIIPATAMTTISAEVIKTTPLTPTTSPPHHVTLQSNDVTMDGRALTSSHALSSGADTIDNSLHIPITAAEVANLVLVNNKNTILQAQ, encoded by the exons ATGATGACGCTGGAGTATCTTCACCCACAGCAAGCCGAGAACATGTACATCCACCACCCCTCCGCGTCGGGGGGCTTCCAGCAGCAAAGCATCCATCCGCCTCCTCCTGCTCCACCCCACCACCAGTTCGCATCCGCCGACTACTGGCAGCAGCTGCACGGCGTCACCGCCGGTGGCGACCACTCCGCACCGGTAACAGGCGCCAGTTCCACCGTGTCCAACACTGCCGTGAGCCAGCAGCCAAACTCGACACCGGGTTGGACGAACGGTGGGCTAGCCGGCGCCATCGCCGCCTCCGCCGGGGGCGCGGTGCCGGTGACGGAATGGCAGTATATCCACCACGCCTCGCAGAACTCGAACACGGCGTCGTGTCCGCCGACGTCGCTTTACACCGGAGTTTCTGACGACTTCGCTGGAGGTCATAGTCAAGGGCAAGCCTATGTTAGCCCTGGTGGGATCCAAACAGTTGCCCAAGCTTTGCACCGGCCAATGATGACTACCTATGACTGGATGAAAAGCTCTACATATCGCTTCAACCCCCAAACAG GCAAGACGAGAACAAAAGACAAGTATCGTGTTGTATACACTGATCATCAGCGACTGGAACTGGAGAAGGAGTTCCATTACAGTCGGTATATTACTATCAGACGAAAAAGCGAGCTTGCCTTAGCTTTGGGTCTCTCCGAAAGACAG GTGAAAATTTGGTTCCAGAATCGGCGAGCTAAGGAACGAAAGATGGCAAAGAAGATAAAGATGCAAGACGGGCAGTCGCATAATCAGTCAACGCATCATGAAGATGATCGAAGTCCGAACGAACGTCGTAAAGAATTTAATCATCCAAGTCAacacagtcatcatcatcatcctcctcctcatcatcacactcatcatcatcatagccaTCATCATTCCGTTTTACAGCATTCATCAAGCCCTAACCAAACCGCTGTCGACACCAAGCCCAAACTCCCTATCATTCCCGCGACCGCGATGACCACGATATCCGCCGAGGTCATTAAGACGACCCCGTTGACGCCGACGACGTCGCCGCCGCATCACGTGACTTTGCAGTCAAACGATGTCACCATGGATGGCAGGGCGCTGACGAGCAGCCACGCCTTGAGCTCCGGCGCAGACACGATCGACAATTCGCTGCATATTCCCATCACCGCTGCCGAAGTTGCAAATCTTGTTTTAGTAAACAATAAGAATACCATACTTCAAGCACAGTGA
- the LOC129261303 gene encoding fibrous sheath CABYR-binding protein-like — MDTDDYAYAIALNNKYQVEIHSQSEVFIEPVTDPEPEIQDVCQAVNKDEFEDLDTPRNVTQFIQTIFHDAAVDLEIDVFIEDILAGVAENLIQIEQKIKPYIQTIIGEAILDHEIQVHLSEIFDSVTDDFHLKELHIKPYIQTVTQDACLELEIEEYLDGIFASVTQDIALDRAIDNYLNDSFATELSDLKCKSSAKNIVEMITQRATFKCHIDAFLGGIFEDAIAKQMSPMEPSKPTPQQTLLNPPSVQPLLLPPQPEPARAPQSEQLRVSAPEPLQVAATQLELQPTPPPKPLPVPPSKYQLASRQIAKLPVPPKPVPGPSSEEQIKVQPVALQSPQQVPQSDPLPVPSSESMLASPLAAALPASPSDQLAAPPAALLPVQPPEPLLAPPPAELSLLAAAVLSVQPPGPVIAPQTVALQLQPEPLQATPMPLQEFPSEPSLARQPGGLPDPPRESRPDPASKELAGQLPSNPKSLPSSGEMLLQANIPSPPPLNPKPLPVLDIAWDDRNPLKIWVERAQDILDKSEPIPFPPPIGHPPVPNAIQPSSVSLLRQELLNGCLDLNGKDSQQTETGEYESSEIGYSGSAVHCGRSFITYKLHQNHCASRESMRQQNSRSMGQQVIRTSDSTCNTSTNRETCNTRRNPVRRSSDQSYLRRGYRGHTNRR; from the exons ATGGACACAGATGACTATGCATATGCTATTGCCTTGAACAATAA ATACCAAGTTGAGATTCATTCTCAGTCAGAAGTATTCATT GAACCAGTCACAGATCCTGAACCAGAAATTCAAGATGTCTGCCAAGCCGTCAACAAg GATGAATTCGAAGACTTGGACACACCAAGAAATGTCACACAATTCATCCAG ACCATCTTTCACGACGCCGCTGTCGATCTCGAGATTGACGTGTTCATTGAAGACATCTTAGCT GGTGTGGCTGAGAACTTAATTCAGATAGAACAAAAGATCAAGCCTTACATTCAG ACCATCATTGGCGAGGCTATTCTTGATCATGAGATCCAAGTTCACTTGTCTGAAATCTTTGAT AGTGTGACAGACGACTTCCACCTCAAAGAACTTCACATTAAGCCATACATCCAG ACTGTTACACAGGATGCATGTCTGGAGCTTGAAATTGAGGAGTACCTGGATGGAATCTTTGCC TCTGTCACACAGGACATCGCTCTTGATCGAGCGATAGACAATTATCTCAACGATAGTTTTGCT ACTGAGCTTTCCGACCTGAAGTGCAAATCTTCTGCTAAGAATATCGTCGAG ATGATTACCCAGAGGGCAACATTTAAATGTCATATTGATGCATTCCTTGGCGGAATATTTGAG GATGCCATTGCCAAACAAATGTCACCAATGGAGCCCTCAAAACCAACACCACAGCAAACATTGCTGAACCCACCATCGGTccaaccactactactacccCCACAACCAGAACCAGCAAGGGCACCACAGTCAGAACAATTGCGGGTTTCAGCACCAGAGCCATTGCAGGTGGCCGCGACTCAATTAGAATTGCAGCCTACCCCTCCACCAAAGCCATTGCCAGTTCCTCCATCAAAATACCAACTAGCATCGCGACAAATAGCGAAACTACCAGTTCCACCAAAGCCAGTACCAGGACCTTCTTCAGAAGAACAAATTAAAGTACAACCCGTGGCACTACAATCACCACAACAAGTTCCACAATCAGATCCACTGCCGGTGCCATCGTCAGAATCAATGCTTGCCTCTCCACTAGCGGCTGCACTACCAGCATCACCATCCGATCAATTGGCAGCACCACCAGCAGCGCTGCTACCAGTCCAACCACCAGAACCACTACTAGCACCTCCACCAGCAGAACTATCACTACTAGCAGCAGCGGTGCTATCAGTCCAACCACCAGGACCAGTAATAGCACCACAAACAGTGGCACTTCAGTTACaacctgaaccactccaagctACGCCTATGCCATTGCAAGAGTTCCCTTCAGAACCATCATTAGCAAGGCAACCAGGGGGACTCCCAGATCCACCACGTGAGTCAAGACCAGATCCAGCATCTAAAGAGCTTGCAGGACAACTACCCTCAAATCCAAAGTCTTTGCCATCATCTGGCGAGATGCTGCTGCAAGCAAATATACCTTCACCGCCACCATTAAACCCGAAACCACTACCAGTATTGGATATCGCTTGGGACGATCGCAATCCCTTGAAGATCTGGGTAGAGAGAGCTCAAGATATATTGGACAAATCAGAGCCTATCCCATTCCCTCCACCCATAGGGCATCCACCTGTTCCCAACGCGATACAGCCAAGCTCAGTTTCATTACTTCGGCAAGAACTTCTTAACGGCTGTCTGGACTTAAATGGCAAAGACAGTCAACAGACTGAAACAGGGGAATATGAAAGCTCTGAGATCGGCTACTCTGGGAGTGCCGTTCACTGCGGACGCTCGTTTATTACCTACAAACTCCATCAGAATCATTGCGCATCCCGGGAGAGCATGCGACAACAGAATTCTCGAAGTATGGGCCAACAGGTCATAAGAACTTCCGATTCAACCTGCAACACTTCTACCAACCGGGAAACTTGCAACACTCGCCGCAACCCTGTCAGGAGGTCGAGTGATCAGAGCTACCTTCGCCGTGGTTACCGCGGTCACACCAATCGCAGATAG